The following proteins are encoded in a genomic region of Populus nigra chromosome 16, ddPopNigr1.1, whole genome shotgun sequence:
- the LOC133675400 gene encoding tryptophan aminotransferase-related protein 2-like, whose amino-acid sequence MARLFSVFSLRNLLVLSLALNVSLILRVLYEKESGVISGLSLDNRREALRTDSMPSEAHATQREHLSMRSSSSSSSTVDSNGRDRVINLDHGDPTMYERYWQQTGDKSTILIHGWQSMSYFSDAGSLCWFLEPEFAKEIIRLHKVVGNAVTEDRYIVVGTGSTQLYQAVLYALSPLDAVEPLSVVSAAPYYSSYPLITDCLKSGLYKWAGDAQSFNKEGPYIELVTSPNNPDGYVRQSVVNKSGGILVHDLAYYWPQYSPIAAAADHDIMLFTVSKSTGHAGMRIGWALVKDEEVAKKMVKYVELNTIGVSKDSQLRAAKVLQVVADGCKYPTSKEGSLFDFAAHLMEERWKLLRAAVRQSGLFTLPEFPPGSCRFLNISFAPRPAFAWLKCEAPIEDCEAFLRSNNILTRSGIHFGVGPQYVRISMLDRDENYDMFVERLSTIHPRQSMQADETAE is encoded by the exons ATGGCGAGGCTTTTCAGTGTTTTCTCATTAAGGAACTTACTGGTGCTGTCTCTAGCTCTTAACGTGAGCTTGATTTTGAGAGTGCTGTATGAGAAAGAGTCTGGAGTCATTAGCGGTCTCTCTCTGGACAACAGGAGAGAGGCATTGAGGACTGATAGTATGCCTAGTGAGGCACATGCTACCCAGAGGGAACATCTGTCTATGCgctcttcttcttcgtcttcttctacAGTGGATAGCAATGGCAGGGACAGAGTAATCAATCTTGATCA TGGCGATCCGACAATGTATGAGAGATATTGGCAACAGACGGGTGACAAATCCACCATTTTGATTCATGGTTGGCAATCAATGAGCTACTTCTCTGATGCTGGGAGCCTGTGCTGGTTTTTAGAGCCAGAGTTTGCCAAAGAGATAATTAGACTACACAAAGTAGTTGGCAATGCAGTCACCGAGGACCGCTACATTGTTGTCGGGACGGGTTCGACACAGCTTTATCAAGCTGTATTATATGCACTCTCCCCCCTAGATGCAGTGGAACCCCTTAGTGTTGTATCTGCAGCTCCTTACTACTCT TCTTATCCATTAATCACTGACTGCCTGAAGTCAGGGCTTTATAAATGGGCTGGTGATGCACAGAGTTTCAATAAAGAAGGACCGTATATTGAACTCGTTACCTCCCCTAACAATCCAGATGGGTATGTCAGGCAGTCTGTTGTCAACAAAAGTGGGGGCATCTTGGTTCATGATCTTGCATATTATTGGCCGCAATACTCGCCAATAGCTGCCGCCGCTGATCATGACATTATGCTCTTCACTGTGTCGAAAAGCACAGGACATGCTGGGATGCGCATTGG ATGGGCTCTTGTCAAGGATGAAGAAGTAGCCAAAAAGATGGTGAAATACGTAGAGCTCAACACAATCGGCGTGTCAAAGGATTCGCAGCTTCGAGCAGCTAAAGTGCTGCAAGTAGTGGCTGATGGCTGCAAATATCCTACCAGCAAAGAAGGGTCCCTCTTTGACTTTGCTGCCCACCTCATGGAAGAGAGGTGGAAGTTATTAAGGGCCGCAGTCAGGCAAAGTGGTCTCTTCACTTTGCCAGAGTTTCCCCCTGGATCGTGCAGGTTTCTCAACATCTCCTTCGCTCCTCGACCAG CTTTTGCATGGTTGAAGTGCGAAGCCCCTATAGAAGACTGCGAAGCCTTTCTCCGATCTAACAACATCTTAACAAGAAGCGGTATACATTTTGGCGTTGGACCACAATATGTTAGGATAAGCATGCTAGATCGAGACGAAAACTATGATATGTTTGTAGAGAGATTGTCCACCATCCACCCGCGACAATCCATGCAGGCAGATGAGACGGCGGAATAG